A window of Macrobrachium rosenbergii isolate ZJJX-2024 chromosome 15, ASM4041242v1, whole genome shotgun sequence contains these coding sequences:
- the LOC136846840 gene encoding uncharacterized protein, giving the protein MPLPTLSPQPTPPPTHSPLPHTTQPTPNPTPCTPQHMTLPHTHPYTPKPHTPHLHTPPYPTHHPTPHSHTPTQHSTLHSHTLTPHTNPTPHYHTHTPTQHPTPHSHIPHPIPPLPHTTTHTHPTPQPIPTITHTLPHTPPQDCTKRTPSKREGLDEVILILPH; this is encoded by the exons ATGCCCCTCCCAACCCTCTCCCCTCAAcccaccccacctcccacccACTCCCCACTCCCACACACCACCCAACCCACACCCAACCCCACACCCTGCACACCCCAACACATGACTCTACCCCACACCCACCCCTATACTCCCAAACCCCACACCCCACACCTCCACACACCACCCTACCCCACACACCATCCCACCCCACACTCCCACACCCCCACACAACACTCCACCCTGCACTCCCACACCCTGACACCCCACACAAACCCCACCCCACACTACCACACCCATACCCCTACGCAACACCCCACCCCACACTCCCACATCCCACACCCCATCCCACCCCTACCCCACACCACAACCCACACCCACCCCACTCCACAACCCATCCCCACCATAACCCACACCTTACCCCACACCCCACCACAGGACTGCACC AAACGTAcaccatcaaaacgggagggcctcgatgaggtaatcctcatcctGCCTCACTGA